Proteins encoded within one genomic window of Myxococcus virescens:
- a CDS encoding DUF1844 domain-containing protein, translating to MSSGDEKRGETFVMRGEARSASEESISFSTFVVGLGTAVLIHLGGAPNPETGQTEKDLPLARQNLDLLSMLRAKTRGNLTAEEEKLFDGLLADLRLRYVEATKR from the coding sequence AGCGCGGCGAGACCTTCGTGATGCGGGGGGAAGCGCGCTCCGCGTCCGAGGAGTCGATTTCCTTCAGCACCTTCGTCGTGGGGCTGGGCACCGCGGTGCTCATCCACCTGGGAGGTGCACCCAATCCTGAAACGGGTCAGACGGAGAAGGACCTGCCGCTGGCCCGGCAGAACCTGGACCTCTTGTCCATGCTGCGCGCGAAGACGCGGGGCAACCTGACGGCCGAGGAAGAGAAGCTCTTCGACGGGCTGCTCGCGGACCTCCGCCTGCGCTACGTGGAGGCGACCAAGCGGTGA